A DNA window from Paraburkholderia sp. IMGN_8 contains the following coding sequences:
- a CDS encoding homoserine kinase: protein MAVFTAVTEPQLAEWMRHYDLGEVVEFRGIPSGIENSNFFLTTTRGEYVLTIFEKLTAEQLPFYLDLMQHLAAHRVPVPDPMPREDGALFGTLHGKPTAIVTKLEGAPELAPGVEHCVEVGQMLARMHLAGRDYARHQPNLRSLPWWKETVPTILPFLEGVQRDLLSSELAYQETFFASADYAALPEGPCHADLFRDNALFAHAAPETGHEVRLGGFFDFYFAGCDKWLFDVAVTVNDWCVDLATGKLDGTRTEAMLRAYQTVRPFTAEENRHWGDMLRAGAYRFWVSRLYDFHLPRAAELLKPHDPGHFERILRERLTGVALPGIHTSCN from the coding sequence ATGGCTGTCTTCACCGCTGTCACCGAACCCCAACTAGCAGAATGGATGCGCCATTACGATCTCGGCGAAGTCGTCGAATTTCGCGGCATCCCGTCCGGTATTGAGAACAGCAACTTCTTTCTGACCACGACGCGCGGCGAATACGTCCTCACGATTTTCGAAAAACTGACGGCTGAACAACTGCCGTTCTATCTCGATCTGATGCAGCATCTGGCGGCGCACCGCGTGCCGGTGCCGGACCCGATGCCGCGCGAAGACGGCGCGCTGTTCGGTACGCTGCACGGCAAGCCGACCGCGATCGTCACCAAGCTCGAAGGCGCACCGGAGTTGGCGCCCGGCGTCGAACACTGCGTCGAAGTCGGACAAATGCTCGCGCGCATGCATTTGGCGGGCCGCGATTACGCGCGCCATCAGCCGAATTTGCGCAGCCTGCCGTGGTGGAAGGAAACAGTGCCGACCATCCTGCCGTTTCTGGAGGGCGTGCAACGCGACTTGCTGTCGTCCGAACTCGCTTATCAGGAAACCTTCTTCGCTTCAGCCGATTACGCAGCGCTGCCCGAAGGCCCATGCCACGCCGACCTGTTCCGCGACAACGCGCTGTTCGCGCACGCCGCACCGGAGACCGGCCACGAAGTGCGCCTCGGCGGTTTCTTCGACTTCTATTTCGCCGGCTGCGACAAGTGGTTGTTCGACGTCGCCGTCACGGTCAACGACTGGTGCGTCGACCTCGCCACCGGCAAGCTGGACGGCACGCGCACCGAAGCCATGCTGCGCGCCTACCAGACCGTGCGTCCGTTCACCGCCGAAGAAAATCGCCATTGGGGTGACATGCTGCGTGCGGGCGCGTACCGTTTCTGGGTCTCGCGCCTGTATGATTTTCATTTGCCGCGCGCGGCCGAGCTGCTCAAACCGCACGACCCCGGCCATTTCGAGCGCATTCTGCGCGAACGCCTGACCGGCGTTGCACTTCCAGGCATTCATACCTCATGCAACTGA
- a CDS encoding chromate transporter — MDHNLTSSEPALATAPTPTLREIFGGFLGLGLISFGGALPLARRALVERRHWLSATEFTDLLGLCQFLPGGNVINLSVAVGMRFRGVPGALAGLLGLIAGPSLVVIGLGVLYERTQDDPHVRHLFAGLAAAAAGLLVSMAVKILLPLRDKPMAALIAALGFIAIAIMRLPLLPTMLVLTPLSIYLASKATR; from the coding sequence ATGGACCACAATCTCACCTCGTCCGAGCCCGCACTGGCGACTGCGCCTACACCGACGCTGCGGGAAATCTTCGGCGGTTTTCTCGGCCTTGGGCTGATCTCGTTCGGAGGCGCGCTGCCGCTCGCGCGGCGCGCGCTGGTCGAACGACGCCACTGGCTGAGCGCGACGGAATTCACGGACCTGCTTGGCTTGTGCCAGTTTCTGCCGGGCGGCAACGTGATCAATCTCTCGGTGGCAGTCGGGATGCGCTTTCGCGGCGTGCCAGGCGCGCTGGCCGGCTTGCTCGGGTTGATCGCGGGGCCGTCGCTGGTGGTGATCGGCCTTGGCGTGTTGTACGAACGCACGCAAGACGATCCGCATGTCCGGCATCTGTTCGCCGGTCTCGCCGCGGCGGCGGCCGGTCTGCTGGTCTCGATGGCCGTGAAAATTCTGCTGCCGTTACGGGATAAACCGATGGCGGCGCTGATCGCGGCGCTCGGCTTCATCGCCATCGCGATCATGCGCCTGCCGCTTCTACCGACCATGCTGGTGCTCACACCGCTCAGCATCTACCTGGCGTCGAAGGCCACACGATGA
- a CDS encoding TIGR00730 family Rossman fold protein, with amino-acid sequence MTKRKVIPSLRSLADQERATAKKARASWQMFTIMAEFIEATEYLSEIRPAVSIYGSARLKPNSPYYKLATQIARKLSDAGFAVISGGGPGIMEAANKGAHGGKAPSVGLNIELPHEQSGNQWQDISLRFRHFFTRKVTFVKNSDAVIVMPGGFGTLDELAEVLTLIQTKKSRHVPIILVGAEFWEGLLAWFKNSLTPMGLINPTDMDLMQVIDDPDQVLEAVLKFYEDREEAEPHPAKSDEDRMFYL; translated from the coding sequence ATGACTAAGAGAAAAGTGATTCCGAGTCTGCGATCACTCGCAGATCAAGAGCGCGCAACGGCCAAGAAGGCCCGCGCATCGTGGCAGATGTTCACGATTATGGCAGAGTTTATCGAGGCGACCGAGTACCTCTCGGAGATTCGCCCGGCTGTCAGCATCTATGGTTCAGCACGCCTGAAACCGAACTCGCCGTATTACAAACTGGCCACGCAAATCGCGCGCAAGCTGTCGGACGCCGGCTTCGCGGTGATCTCAGGCGGCGGCCCCGGCATCATGGAGGCGGCCAACAAGGGCGCACATGGGGGCAAGGCGCCATCGGTGGGTTTGAACATCGAACTGCCGCACGAGCAATCGGGCAATCAGTGGCAAGACATCTCGTTGCGCTTCCGCCATTTCTTCACGCGCAAGGTCACGTTCGTGAAGAACTCGGACGCGGTGATCGTGATGCCGGGCGGCTTCGGCACGCTGGACGAGCTGGCCGAAGTACTCACGCTGATTCAAACCAAGAAGTCGCGCCACGTGCCGATCATTCTGGTGGGCGCCGAGTTCTGGGAAGGCCTGCTTGCGTGGTTCAAGAACTCGCTCACGCCGATGGGCCTGATCAATCCGACGGATATGGACTTGATGCAGGTGATCGACGACCCGGACCAGGTGCTCGAAGCGGTGCTGAAGTTCTACGAAGACCGCGAAGAGGCCGAGCCGCATCCGGCCAAGTCGGACGAAGACCGGATGTTCTATCTGTGA
- a CDS encoding chromate transporter: MTDTLISLAVIFSQLSLLAFGGGNTILPEMQRQVVDVHHWMPASEFSALFALAQAAPGPNLMIVTLVGWHVAGWAGMLVTSVAKFGPSSIVTILALHAWNRFKDRPWRCYAQAGLVPVTAGIVAASAALIAEASDPTAIAWAITAAIAVLALKTRIHPLWLLAAGSLIGLTGFGQF; encoded by the coding sequence ATGACCGATACGCTCATTTCGCTCGCCGTCATTTTCAGTCAGCTTTCGCTGCTCGCGTTCGGCGGTGGCAATACGATTCTTCCGGAGATGCAGCGTCAGGTGGTGGATGTGCATCACTGGATGCCGGCCAGCGAATTCAGCGCGCTGTTCGCGCTCGCGCAAGCTGCGCCGGGACCGAATCTGATGATCGTGACGCTAGTCGGCTGGCATGTGGCGGGTTGGGCGGGGATGCTGGTGACGTCGGTGGCGAAGTTCGGACCGTCGTCGATCGTGACGATTCTCGCGCTGCATGCCTGGAATCGTTTCAAAGACCGCCCGTGGCGGTGCTATGCGCAGGCCGGGCTGGTGCCGGTGACAGCCGGCATCGTCGCGGCGAGCGCGGCCTTGATCGCTGAAGCGTCGGATCCGACGGCGATCGCGTGGGCGATTACCGCCGCAATCGCGGTGCTGGCGTTGAAAACGCGCATCCATCCGCTGTGGCTGTTGGCGGCTGGAAGTCTGATTGGGCTGACGGGGTTTGGGCAGTTTTAA
- a CDS encoding MarR family transcriptional regulator, whose protein sequence is MTQRPALPFTLDEQLCFALYSTSLAMTKAYKPLLDKLGLTYPQYLAMLVLWETDDVTVKDMAARLNLDSATVTPLLKRLEAQGYLERVRGVEDERLVYIRLTKAGTALKRQAREVPAEIFCATQQTPEFLLRLRDDLTRLRTTLNDYMDH, encoded by the coding sequence ATGACCCAGCGCCCCGCTTTGCCCTTCACGCTTGACGAGCAACTCTGCTTCGCGCTCTATTCGACCTCGCTCGCGATGACGAAAGCGTACAAGCCGCTGCTCGACAAGCTCGGCCTCACGTACCCGCAATATCTGGCGATGCTGGTGCTATGGGAAACCGACGACGTTACGGTCAAGGACATGGCTGCGCGTCTGAATCTCGACTCGGCCACGGTCACGCCGCTGCTCAAGCGCCTGGAGGCGCAAGGCTACCTGGAACGGGTGCGCGGCGTCGAAGATGAGCGGCTCGTCTACATCCGGCTGACCAAGGCCGGCACGGCACTGAAGCGCCAGGCGCGCGAAGTGCCGGCGGAAATTTTCTGCGCGACCCAGCAGACGCCCGAATTCCTGCTTCGTCTGCGCGACGATCTGACGCGCCTGCGCACCACCCTCAACGATTACATGGACCACTAG
- a CDS encoding organic hydroperoxide resistance protein has translation MNVLYKATATSTGGRDGRAVSSDNVLDVKLAAPRELGGNGTVGTNPEQLFAAGYSACFLSAMKFVAGQRKQALPADTQVTAEVGVGPNDNGGFALDIELRVSLPGLAADAAKELVDAAHHVCPYSNATRNNVAVRLQVA, from the coding sequence ATGAACGTACTTTACAAAGCAACTGCAACTAGCACCGGTGGCCGTGACGGCCGTGCAGTGTCGTCAGACAATGTGCTGGACGTGAAACTGGCCGCACCGCGCGAGCTGGGCGGTAACGGCACGGTGGGCACGAACCCGGAACAGCTCTTTGCCGCCGGCTACTCGGCCTGTTTCCTGAGCGCGATGAAGTTCGTCGCCGGCCAGCGCAAGCAAGCTTTGCCGGCAGACACACAAGTCACGGCGGAGGTGGGCGTCGGCCCGAACGACAACGGCGGCTTCGCGCTCGACATCGAGTTGCGCGTTTCGCTGCCGGGCCTTGCTGCGGATGCGGCCAAGGAACTGGTCGACGCGGCGCATCATGTCTGCCCATACTCGAACGCCACGCGCAACAACGTTGCGGTGCGTTTGCAAGTCGCGTAA
- a CDS encoding AMP nucleosidase, which translates to MNNDTNQRAVQTPANSFPTESFDDATEAVTRLSAIYEANTSFLRDAFARYRRNELFERRVRACYPFVRVCTEVNTHIDSRRSYGFVAGPGVFETSVTRPDLFGNYYREQLRLLAKNHHVQIEVGVSDQPIPIHFAFAEGIHLEGDLDRERLFLMRDVFDTPDLALLDDRIVNGTYEPLPGEPHPLALFTAARVDFSLHRLKHYTATSPTHCQNYVLYTNYQFYIDEFVKLGRAMMAHTDDEELRAYRSEYTSFVEPGDVITYNENLGEQAQEGTAPPRLPQMPAYHLKRADGSGITMINIGVGPSNAKTITDHIAVLRPHAWIMLGHCAGLRNTQRLGDYVLAHGYVREDHVLDDDLPLWVPIPALAEVQVALERAVAQVTQLDGAELKRVMRTGTVASVDNRNWELRDHREPVQRLSQSRAVALDMESATIAANGFRFRVPYGTLLCVSDKPLHGELKLPGMADQFYRAQVDQHLQIGVKAMELLRMNGLHRLHSRKLRSFAEVAFQ; encoded by the coding sequence ATGAACAACGATACCAATCAACGCGCGGTGCAGACTCCCGCCAACAGCTTCCCAACCGAATCTTTCGACGACGCCACCGAGGCCGTGACCCGCCTGTCCGCCATTTACGAAGCGAACACCTCGTTTCTGCGCGACGCCTTCGCGCGCTACCGCCGCAACGAATTGTTCGAACGCCGCGTGCGCGCGTGCTACCCGTTCGTCAGAGTGTGCACGGAAGTCAACACGCATATCGACTCGCGCCGCTCATATGGTTTCGTCGCGGGTCCGGGCGTGTTCGAGACGTCCGTGACGCGGCCTGATCTGTTCGGCAACTACTACCGCGAGCAATTGCGCTTGCTGGCGAAGAACCATCATGTGCAGATCGAAGTGGGCGTGTCCGATCAGCCGATTCCGATTCATTTCGCGTTCGCTGAAGGTATTCACCTCGAAGGGGATCTGGATCGCGAGCGTCTGTTCCTGATGCGCGATGTATTCGACACGCCGGACCTCGCGCTGCTCGACGACCGGATCGTCAACGGCACGTATGAGCCGCTGCCGGGCGAGCCGCATCCGTTGGCGCTGTTCACGGCGGCGCGGGTCGATTTCTCGCTGCATCGGCTGAAGCACTACACGGCGACGTCGCCCACGCATTGCCAGAACTACGTGCTGTACACGAACTACCAGTTCTATATCGACGAGTTCGTCAAACTCGGCCGCGCGATGATGGCCCATACCGACGACGAAGAACTGCGCGCGTACCGCAGCGAATACACGTCGTTCGTCGAACCGGGCGACGTGATCACGTACAACGAAAATCTCGGTGAGCAGGCACAGGAAGGCACGGCGCCGCCGCGTCTGCCGCAGATGCCCGCGTATCACCTGAAGCGCGCGGACGGCAGCGGCATCACGATGATCAACATCGGCGTAGGGCCGTCGAACGCGAAGACGATCACCGATCACATCGCCGTGCTGCGTCCGCACGCGTGGATCATGCTGGGCCATTGCGCCGGGCTGCGTAACACACAGCGTCTGGGCGACTACGTGCTGGCGCACGGCTATGTGCGCGAAGACCACGTGCTCGATGACGACTTGCCGCTGTGGGTGCCGATTCCAGCGCTTGCCGAAGTGCAAGTGGCGTTGGAGCGCGCGGTTGCACAGGTCACGCAGCTGGATGGCGCCGAGTTGAAACGCGTGATGCGCACGGGCACGGTGGCGAGCGTGGATAACCGCAACTGGGAGTTGCGCGATCATCGCGAGCCGGTGCAGCGCTTGTCGCAAAGCCGCGCCGTCGCGCTCGATATGGAAAGCGCCACGATTGCCGCGAACGGCTTCCGCTTCCGCGTGCCTTACGGAACCTTACTCTGCGTGTCGGATAAGCCTTTGCATGGAGAGTTGAAGCTGCCCGGCATGGCCGATCAGTTCTATCGCGCGCAGGTCGACCAGCATCTGCAGATCGGTGTGAAGGCGATGGAGTTGCTGCGTATGAACGGGTTGCATCGTTTGCATAGCCGCAAGCTGCGCAGTTTCGCTGAAGTAGCGTTTCAGTAA
- a CDS encoding transcriptional regulator GcvA, whose protein sequence is MARNLPPFPALRAFEAAARHESFTAAANELHVTHGAISRQVAAFEAWLGVQVFHRRGKRVRLTDDGRRYLATVQAAFDSIALATDQLRDTGVVRVLRVNALPTFAMKWLLPRLNQFQRKAPNVELRLSTSNAPVETLDSFDVAVRRGPGHWQNCVSGHFLGESEIPVCSPALLKRSPINVADDLARHVLLHSDTRPEAWSNWLSAAGVTAKCRKKQSFDHFYLALQAAVDGLGVALGPLPLLADELASGRLVVPLPGPRIDARGYWWVARREVAEAPLVAQFCEWLQAQGDQADETETGGMDAAR, encoded by the coding sequence ATGGCTCGTAACCTTCCACCTTTTCCGGCGCTGCGCGCCTTCGAAGCTGCCGCACGGCACGAAAGCTTCACCGCGGCGGCGAACGAATTGCATGTGACGCACGGTGCAATCAGCCGGCAGGTCGCCGCTTTCGAAGCGTGGCTCGGCGTGCAGGTTTTCCATCGCCGCGGCAAGCGCGTGCGGTTGACCGACGACGGCCGCCGCTATCTGGCGACCGTGCAGGCCGCGTTCGACAGCATCGCGCTCGCCACCGACCAATTGCGCGACACGGGCGTCGTCCGTGTGCTGCGGGTGAATGCGCTGCCCACCTTCGCGATGAAATGGCTGCTGCCGCGCCTGAATCAGTTTCAGCGCAAGGCACCGAACGTGGAGCTGCGTTTATCGACATCGAATGCGCCCGTTGAAACGCTGGACAGTTTCGACGTCGCTGTGCGGCGCGGGCCGGGCCACTGGCAGAACTGCGTGAGCGGCCATTTTCTCGGCGAGAGCGAGATTCCGGTGTGCAGCCCTGCATTGCTGAAACGCTCGCCGATCAATGTCGCCGACGATCTCGCGCGGCACGTGCTGCTGCATTCGGACACGCGGCCCGAAGCATGGAGCAATTGGTTGTCGGCAGCAGGCGTGACGGCGAAATGCCGGAAGAAGCAGTCGTTCGATCACTTCTATCTGGCGTTGCAGGCCGCGGTGGACGGGCTCGGCGTGGCGCTCGGTCCGTTGCCGTTGCTGGCGGACGAACTGGCGTCGGGGCGGCTCGTGGTGCCGCTGCCGGGTCCGCGTATCGATGCACGCGGCTATTGGTGGGTCGCAAGACGCGAGGTGGCGGAGGCGCCGTTGGTGGCGCAGTTCTGCGAATGGTTGCAAGCGCAAGGCGATCAGGCCGATGAAACGGAAACGGGCGGCATGGACGCCGCCCGTTAG
- a CDS encoding DUF3563 family protein produces MYLLSRLFLFLTKSPDQLAKERADAFLAEATDLYDLEFRMRKLDREANPRQPSWMSQY; encoded by the coding sequence ATGTACCTGCTGAGCCGCTTGTTCCTGTTTCTGACCAAATCGCCCGATCAGCTTGCGAAAGAACGCGCTGACGCATTTCTCGCCGAAGCTACCGATCTGTACGATCTCGAATTCCGTATGCGCAAGCTGGATCGCGAGGCGAACCCCCGCCAACCGTCGTGGATGAGCCAGTACTAA
- the polA gene encoding DNA polymerase I, whose product MPEERSLEGKTLLLVDGSSYLYRAYHAMPDLRGPEGGPTGALYGMINMLRRMRKEVTAEYSACVFDAKGKTFRDDWYPDYKANRPSMPDDLSRQIEPIHVAVRALGWPLLMIEGVEADDVIGTLSTAAEKRGMNVIVSTGDKDLAQLVSDHVTLINTMTNETLDRAGVLAKFGVPPERIIDYLSLIGDTVDNVPGVEKCGPKTAIKWLTQYDSLDGIVAHADEIKGAVGDNLRRALDFLPMARKLVTVERNCDLTGHIVSLEESLESRPESREELRDVFTRYGFKTWLREVETADAVEGPQTDVPPAPTVDLERRYDTVQTWEQFDAWLEKINAAELTAFDTETTSLDPMVAQIVGLSLSVEAGHAAYVPLAHRGPDAPVQLPREEVLAKLKPWLESAEHKKVGQHMKYDEQVLANYGIEMRGVEHDTMLQSYVLESQRTHDMDSLALRHLGIKTIKYEEVAGKGAQQIGFDEVALDKAAEYAAEDADITLRLHQALYPQVAAEKTLEYVYRDIEVPTSRVLRKMERTGVLIDAEKLRQQSSEIATRLIQLESEAYVLAGGEFNLGSPKQIGQIFFEKLELPVVKKTPSGAPSTDEEVLQKLAEDYPLPKILLEHRGLSKLKSTYTDKLPRMVNAETGRVHTNYAQAVAVTGRLASNDPNLQNIPVRTGEGRRIREAFIAPPGHKLVSADYSQIELRIMAHISGDESLLRAFSQGEDIHRATAAEIFSVTPLEVSNDQRRVAKVINFGLIYGMSSFGLAANLGITRDAAKLYIDRYFARYPGVARYMDETRLSAKAKGYVETVFGRRLWLPEINGGNGPRRQAAERAAINAPMQGTAADLIKLSMIAVQKWLEESKVGTRMIMQVHDELILEVPDSELSEVRKRLPELMCGVAALKVPLVAEVGAGLNWEEAH is encoded by the coding sequence ATGCCTGAAGAACGAAGCCTTGAAGGTAAGACCCTGCTATTGGTCGACGGTTCGAGTTATCTGTACCGGGCCTACCATGCGATGCCTGATCTGCGCGGACCCGAGGGTGGCCCGACGGGTGCGCTCTATGGGATGATCAACATGCTGCGGCGCATGCGCAAGGAAGTCACAGCAGAGTATAGCGCGTGCGTGTTCGACGCCAAGGGCAAAACGTTTCGCGACGACTGGTATCCCGACTATAAGGCGAATCGTCCTTCAATGCCGGACGACCTCTCGCGTCAGATCGAACCGATTCACGTCGCTGTGCGCGCGCTCGGCTGGCCGTTGCTGATGATCGAAGGCGTCGAAGCCGATGACGTGATCGGCACGCTCAGCACCGCGGCCGAAAAACGCGGCATGAACGTGATCGTGTCGACTGGGGACAAGGATCTGGCGCAGCTCGTGTCGGATCATGTCACCCTCATCAATACGATGACCAACGAAACGCTCGACCGCGCCGGCGTGCTCGCCAAATTCGGCGTGCCGCCGGAGCGCATTATCGACTACCTGTCGCTGATCGGCGATACCGTCGACAACGTTCCCGGTGTCGAGAAGTGCGGACCGAAAACCGCGATCAAATGGCTCACGCAATACGATTCGCTCGATGGCATCGTCGCACATGCGGATGAGATCAAAGGTGCGGTAGGAGACAATCTGCGTCGTGCGCTCGATTTTCTGCCGATGGCGAGAAAACTCGTTACCGTCGAGCGCAATTGCGATCTGACCGGCCATATCGTGTCGCTCGAGGAAAGCCTGGAAAGCCGTCCGGAATCGCGCGAGGAGCTGCGCGACGTGTTCACGCGCTACGGCTTCAAGACCTGGCTGCGCGAAGTGGAAACCGCGGACGCAGTAGAAGGTCCGCAAACCGATGTGCCGCCGGCGCCCACCGTGGACCTCGAACGTCGCTACGACACCGTGCAGACGTGGGAACAGTTCGATGCGTGGCTCGAGAAGATCAATGCGGCCGAACTGACCGCGTTCGATACGGAAACCACGTCGCTCGATCCAATGGTGGCGCAAATCGTCGGCCTGTCGCTCTCGGTTGAAGCCGGGCATGCGGCCTATGTGCCGCTCGCGCATCGCGGACCGGACGCGCCCGTGCAACTGCCGCGCGAGGAAGTGCTCGCGAAGCTCAAGCCCTGGCTGGAGAGCGCCGAGCACAAGAAAGTCGGCCAGCATATGAAGTACGACGAGCAGGTGCTGGCGAACTATGGCATCGAAATGCGCGGCGTCGAACACGACACGATGCTGCAATCGTACGTGCTCGAATCGCAGCGCACGCATGACATGGACAGCCTCGCGCTGCGCCATCTCGGCATCAAAACCATCAAGTACGAAGAAGTGGCGGGCAAGGGCGCGCAGCAGATCGGTTTCGACGAAGTCGCATTGGACAAGGCCGCCGAATACGCCGCGGAAGACGCCGACATCACGTTGCGTCTGCATCAGGCGTTGTATCCGCAAGTGGCCGCGGAGAAAACGCTCGAGTACGTGTATCGCGACATTGAAGTGCCGACTTCGCGCGTATTGCGCAAGATGGAGCGCACCGGCGTGCTGATCGACGCGGAGAAGCTGCGTCAGCAAAGCAGCGAAATCGCCACGCGTCTGATTCAGCTCGAAAGTGAGGCATACGTACTGGCCGGCGGCGAGTTCAATCTGGGTTCGCCGAAGCAGATCGGTCAGATCTTCTTCGAGAAGCTTGAATTGCCGGTAGTCAAGAAGACCCCGAGCGGCGCACCGTCCACCGACGAAGAAGTGCTGCAAAAGCTCGCCGAAGATTATCCGCTGCCGAAGATCCTGCTCGAACATCGCGGGTTGTCGAAGCTGAAGTCGACTTATACCGACAAGCTGCCGCGCATGGTCAACGCGGAAACGGGCCGCGTGCATACGAACTATGCGCAGGCCGTGGCGGTGACGGGCCGTCTGGCGTCTAACGATCCGAACTTGCAGAACATTCCCGTGCGCACCGGCGAAGGCCGCCGGATTCGCGAGGCGTTCATCGCGCCGCCGGGCCACAAGCTCGTTTCCGCCGACTACTCGCAGATCGAGTTGCGCATCATGGCGCACATCTCCGGCGACGAATCGTTGCTGCGTGCGTTCTCGCAAGGCGAAGACATTCACCGCGCCACCGCCGCGGAAATTTTCAGCGTGACGCCGCTCGAAGTCTCGAACGATCAGCGGCGCGTGGCGAAGGTGATCAACTTCGGCCTGATCTACGGGATGAGTTCGTTCGGCCTTGCCGCGAATCTCGGCATTACGCGCGACGCCGCCAAGCTGTATATCGACCGCTATTTCGCGCGTTATCCGGGTGTCGCGCGTTATATGGACGAAACGCGTCTGAGCGCGAAGGCCAAGGGCTATGTGGAAACCGTGTTCGGCCGCCGCCTGTGGCTGCCGGAGATCAACGGCGGCAACGGTCCGCGCCGGCAGGCCGCTGAGCGCGCGGCAATCAATGCGCCGATGCAAGGCACGGCAGCCGACCTGATCAAACTGTCGATGATCGCGGTCCAGAAGTGGCTCGAGGAATCGAAGGTCGGCACGCGCATGATCATGCAGGTGCACGACGAACTGATTCTCGAAGTCCCTGATAGCGAATTGTCCGAGGTGCGCAAGCGCTTGCCTGAGCTGATGTGCGGTGTGGCCGCGCTGAAAGTGCCGCTGGTCGCCGAAGTGGGCGCTGGTTTGAACTGGGAAGAAGCGCATTGA
- a CDS encoding BPSS1780 family membrane protein, translated as MQLIEVPAKTGYVWFRQGIWLFRKNPLAFLTLFFTYLLVMTLVSQIPVIGGVLPLAFIPGVAVGFMAACRNTIAGKPVFPTILVDGFHSYGPVVAKRLLVLGVLYVVAMALVLAGSALADGGMLLKVMLGGAAMDQDAIANSNIPLAVVTAFAFYIPVAMIFWFSPILIAWHDVPPVKAMFFSLVSCWRNRGAFIVFGALWFAVAMTVSLGLSAVMQALGAGDFAFAILMPATMIVTTMLYCSFYATYRGCFGVQTPETPDLPTTPAA; from the coding sequence ATGCAACTGATCGAAGTCCCCGCGAAAACCGGCTATGTGTGGTTCCGGCAGGGTATCTGGCTGTTCCGCAAGAACCCGCTCGCGTTTCTGACGCTGTTCTTCACCTACCTGCTGGTCATGACGCTGGTGTCGCAGATTCCGGTGATCGGCGGCGTGCTGCCACTGGCGTTTATTCCAGGCGTCGCAGTCGGCTTCATGGCGGCGTGCCGCAATACGATCGCCGGCAAGCCGGTGTTTCCGACCATTCTGGTGGACGGCTTTCACTCGTACGGCCCCGTGGTCGCCAAACGGCTGCTGGTGCTCGGCGTGCTGTATGTCGTCGCGATGGCGCTGGTGCTCGCCGGCTCGGCGCTGGCCGACGGCGGCATGCTGCTGAAGGTGATGCTCGGCGGCGCAGCGATGGATCAGGACGCGATCGCCAACAGCAATATCCCGCTCGCGGTGGTCACTGCATTCGCGTTCTACATTCCGGTCGCGATGATTTTCTGGTTCTCGCCGATTCTCATTGCGTGGCACGACGTGCCGCCGGTCAAGGCGATGTTCTTCAGCCTCGTCAGTTGCTGGCGCAATCGCGGCGCGTTCATCGTGTTCGGCGCGCTGTGGTTCGCAGTGGCGATGACGGTGTCGCTCGGTTTGTCCGCGGTGATGCAGGCGCTGGGCGCAGGCGACTTCGCATTTGCGATCCTGATGCCCGCCACGATGATCGTTACGACCATGCTGTATTGCTCGTTCTACGCAACCTATCGCGGCTGCTTCGGCGTACAAACGCCCGAAACACCGGACCTGCCGACCACCCCGGCGGCTTGA